The genomic region TTCTTTTATTGTTAAGGACGGAGAAGGTGCTACAAAGTTAGTAAAAATAAGCGTAACAAATGCTAAAAGCGAAGAAAAAGCTCTAAAAATGGCTAAAACTATAGCCAATTCTCTCCTAGTAAAAACAGCCCTTTTTGGAGAAGACCCAAATTGGGGCCGTTTTCTGGCAGCTATGGGAAGAGCAGGCGTAAATTTTGATCCAAATAAAGTTGATATTTATGTAAACAAAATAAAAATTGTAGAAAATGGTCTAGGGATAGGAAAAGAAAACGAAAACAAAGCTCATCTGGAAATGAAAAAACCAAACTTTTCAATAACTATTGACTTAAAAGAAGGAGATTATAAAGCTTATTATTTAACCTGTGATTTAAGTTACGATTATGTAAAAATCAATGCCGAATACCGAACTTAAAAATCAAAATAAAGAAAAGGGCAAGAAATCTGAAGAAGAATTAGGTTTTTGCGCTAAAGATGGAGAATACCGTCTTATAAAAGAAGGTTGTCCTTATCCTAAAGATTATTGTCCTTATCGAAAAGCTTGTCTTATTCATTTTATATCAAAAAAAGGAGGCGATTTTTAGTGCGTATCCTTTTAACCAATGATGACGGTATTTTTGCTGAAGGTCTTTGTGCTTTATACGATGCTTTGTGTGATCAGCATGAAATTTTTGTTGTAGCTCCAGAAGCCGAAAGAAGTGCCGTAGGTCATGCCATTACTATAGCTGATCCTCTAAGAATCAAAAAAGTCAAAAGAGGAAATATATTTTTTGGCTATGCTGTTAGTGGTACCCCTGCAGATTGTGTAAAAATTGCTTTAAAAGAGATTATCCGTTCACCAATAGATTTAGTTCTTTCAGGCATTAATAGAGGAGCAAATGTTGGCATAAATGTGCTTTACTCAGGAACGGTTTCAGCTGCTACCGAAGGAGCTATTCTCGGTTATCCAAGCGTAGCTGTATCTCTAGATGAATATAAAGAACCTGATTATTGTTTTGCCGCTTATTTTATCAGCTGTCTTTTGGACTTTTTAAAAGAAAACAAAATAAAAAATTCTTTTTGTTTGAATGTTAATATTCCCTTTTTACCAGCACATAAAATAAAAGGTATTAAATTTGTCCCTCAAAGCACCAAGCCTCTTATTGAAAGGTTCGAAAAAAGAATTGATCCTCATGGAAATCTTTACTACTGGCAATGTAGTGAAGAATTTACCGAAAAAGACCCAAACACCGATGTAGTTGCTTTAAAAGAAGGCTACATTACCATAACTCCTCTCTTCCATAACTTAACTTCTTTTGAACTACTTAATAAAATTTCTTCTTGGGAAATTCACTACTAAAGAAATTTTTTCTATTTTAAGTCTTGACATTTATAAACATTTGTTTCTTAATAAAAGAAAAACAAAGGAGGGTTATAAATGGCCAGAAAGCGTAGCAGACCTATCACCAAAGAAGATGTAAAGTTTGTCTTTGAAAACTATCTTAACATGTCCGCTGCTGAAATTGCTGAAAAATTAGGTATTAGTAAGTTTCAAGTAATGAAAATCGTTACTGAACTTCGCAAAAGAGGGGTAAACATTCCTAAGAAAGTCGGCAAAAGAGAAAATCCCATTGACGCGTTCGTTAAAGAACTTAAAGAAGCAGGAAAAGTATAGTTTTCCTTTTTACAGGCACCATTCCCATCAAAAAAAGTTAAAAGGGATGTCTTTATGGCATCCCTTTTAATTTTTTAAAATGACGCTCAAAAATTATTAATCCGAGTGTTTTTTACACGACAAAGTATCGCCACTGACATAATCGCTAAAGCAAAGTAACCTTCGCTGTCACTGCGAGGCCTCGTTAGAGGTCGAAGCAGTCTCAGGGATTGCTTCGCTTCGCTCGCAATGACTCAATTGTCGCCTATTTAGTGACACCATTAATATCTGAATTATCTACTAGCGTTCTCAAGCTAATAATGATTAAGAGTCTTTCAGTTAGAATGAATACGCCGAAAGATGCGGAACATATCAACTCCTAAAGTAGCCTCTTCTATTCTAACTTTCAGCACTCTATAACTCTGAGAAATTACTTCAAAGTTGTTTTGCCTGTCCCTCGACTTTTATGGTATGTTGAGACCAGAACAAAGGAGGTTGTTATGCATCAAAACCATCCCCACAACGCTGAACAAAAATTTATTCCCAGGCTAGTAGCTTGGGAGCTTACCAGACACTGTAATCTTGATTGTGTTCATTGCCGAGCCGCGGCCAGCCGTGGGCCTTATCAAAACGAATTAACTACTGAAGAATGCTTCCGCATATTAAAGGAAATAAAAGAAGTGGGAAATCCCATTATTATTTTGACTGGAGGAGAACCCCTTCTCAGAGAAGACATATTTGAAATAGCCCAGGAGGCCTCTCGTTTAGGATTCAGGCCAGTTATAGCTACCAACGGAATCCTTATAACAGATGAAATAGCAAAAAAGATGAAAGAAACCGGAGTAGCCAGAGTCTCCATAAGTCTTGATGGAGCAACTGCTGAATCACACGATAATTTCCGCAAAGTAAAAGGCGCTTTTGAAGGGGCCCTAAAAGGTATCTCTATATTAAAAAAAGCCGGCATACCATTTCAAATCAACACCACTATCACTGAAGTCAATGTTGAGGAAGTCCCAGCTATTTTAGAGCTAGCTTTAAAGCTTGGAGCAGTGGCTCATCATATCTTTTTGTTAGTACCAGTTGGACGGGGAAAAGAAATGGCCGACCAGGCCCTCACTGCAGAAAAATACGAAAAAGTCCTACACTGGTTTTATGATCAAAGGAAAAAAGTACCTGAAGGGTTCCACCTTAAAGCCACCTGTGCTCCTCATTATTACCGTATTTTACGCCAAAGGGCGAAAGAAGAAGGTCAACAAGTTACTTACGAAACTTTTGGTTTAGATGCCG from Thermodesulfatator indicus DSM 15286 harbors:
- the surE gene encoding 5'/3'-nucleotidase SurE is translated as MRILLTNDDGIFAEGLCALYDALCDQHEIFVVAPEAERSAVGHAITIADPLRIKKVKRGNIFFGYAVSGTPADCVKIALKEIIRSPIDLVLSGINRGANVGINVLYSGTVSAATEGAILGYPSVAVSLDEYKEPDYCFAAYFISCLLDFLKENKIKNSFCLNVNIPFLPAHKIKGIKFVPQSTKPLIERFEKRIDPHGNLYYWQCSEEFTEKDPNTDVVALKEGYITITPLFHNLTSFELLNKISSWEIHY
- a CDS encoding helix-turn-helix domain-containing protein; this encodes MARKRSRPITKEDVKFVFENYLNMSAAEIAEKLGISKFQVMKIVTELRKRGVNIPKKVGKRENPIDAFVKELKEAGKV
- the ahbD gene encoding heme b synthase, which translates into the protein MHQNHPHNAEQKFIPRLVAWELTRHCNLDCVHCRAAASRGPYQNELTTEECFRILKEIKEVGNPIIILTGGEPLLREDIFEIAQEASRLGFRPVIATNGILITDEIAKKMKETGVARVSISLDGATAESHDNFRKVKGAFEGALKGISILKKAGIPFQINTTITEVNVEEVPAILELALKLGAVAHHIFLLVPVGRGKEMADQALTAEKYEKVLHWFYDQRKKVPEGFHLKATCAPHYYRILRQRAKEEGQQVTYETFGLDAVTRGCLAGTGFCFISHRGVIQPCGYLELNCGELRKQTFPEIWWHSEIFKNLRNFKVYKGKCGRCEYVRVCGGCRARAYEATGDYLDEEPLCTYEPKKGG